CGGGTGCCGTCGGCGCGGGGCACTTCTCGAAGATGGTGCACAACGGCATCGAGTACGGCCTGATGCAGGCGTACGCCGAGGGCTTCGAACTGCTCGACGCCTCCGAGGTGGTCACCGACGTGCCTTCGGTGATCAAGGCGTGGCAGCGCGGCACCGTCGTCCGGTCCTGGCTGCTGGACCTGTTGGTGCGCGCGCTGGACTCCGACCCGGAGCTGGACGACCTGCGCGGCTACGTCGAGGACTCCGGCGAGGGCAGGTGGACCGTCGAGGAGGCGATCAACCACGCGGTGCCCGCGCCGGTGATCTCCGCGGCGCTGTTCGCGCGGTTCGCCTCGCGGCAGGAGGACTCGCCCGCGATGCGCGCGGTCGCCGCGCTGCGCAACCAGTTCGGCGGGCACGCCGTGCACAAGGCCGGGCCGACCTCCGGGTCGGGCAGCACGGGCAGCTGACCCCGGAACCGCGTGTACGTCAGACACCTCCAGGTCACCGATTTCCGCTCCTGGGAGCACGCCGACGTGCCCCTCGAACCGGGCCCCAGCGTGCTGATCGGGGCGAACGGCCAGGGCAAGACCAACCTGGTCGAGGCGATCGGCTACGTGGCCACCCTGTCCTCGCACCGGGTGGCCACCGACGCCCCGCTCGTCCGGATGGGCGCGCAGCGCGCCGTCGTCCGCACCGCCGTCGTGCACAGCGGGCGGGAACTGCTGGTCGAGCTGGAGATCACGCCGGGCAAGGCCAACCGCGCCCGGATCAACCGCGCGCCCGCCGGCAAGCCGCGCGATGTGCTCGGCATCCTCCGGACGGTGCTGTTCGCGCCGGAGGACCTGGCGCTCGTCCGGGGCGATCCCGGGGAGCGCAGGCGCTTCGCCGACGACCTGCTGGTGGCGCGCACGCCGCGGCTGGCCGGGTTGCGCTCCGACTACGAGCGGGTGCTCAAGCAGCGCGGCGCGCTGCTGAAGAGCGCGGGTGCCGCGCGCCGGGCCGGGCGGGGAGGCGACATCGGCACGCTGGAGGTCTGGGACGGGCACCTCGCCCGGCACGGCGCCCAGCTGCTGGCCTACCGGCTGAACCTGGTCGCCGACCTCGAACCCCTGGTCGCGGCGGCGTACGCGGGGGTGGCACCGGAGTCCAGGCCCGCGCGCATCCGCTACCGCAGCACCCTGGGCGGCGACCTGCCGGAGGGTTACGGTGTGCCGGGTGGGCCGCGGGCCGACGCCGAGCAGCTGGAGACGCTGCTGCTGGAGGCGATGGCCAAGGTCCGCTCCCAGGAGCTGGACCGCGGGGTGTGCCTGGTCGGACCGCACCGCGACGACATCGAGCTGATCCTCGGTGACGCGCCTGCGAAGGGCTACGCCAGTCACGGTGAGTCGTGGTCGTTCGCGCTGGCCCTGCGCCTGGGTGCGTACGAGGTGCTCCGCGGGGACGGCGTCGAGCCGGTGCTCGTGCTCGACGACGTCTTCGCCGAGCTGGACCGGCGGCGACGGCAGCGGCTGGCCGCGGTCGCGGCGGCGGCCGAGCAGGTCCTGGTGACCGCCGCGGTGGCCGAGGACGTGCCCGCCGAGCTCGACGCGGTCCGCTACGACGTGCGGGAGGGAAAGATCCACCGTGTCCAGTGAGCAGCGGGACAACCGTCGCACATCTGGGGATAACCCTGTGGACAGTGTGGACAACTTCGTCACGCGTCGAGGTGGGACGGCACCAGGACCAGGGATAAACCCGAGTGGTTCTACCCCACAGGGTGGTGACACAGCCGGAGCCGAGCACGCACTGCGAGGGTCCGACCTCGCCAGGGCCGCCCTGGAGGCCGCGAAGGCCCAGGCGAAGGCGCGCGGTATCCCGAAGGGCAGGACCGCGGGCTCGGGGAGCTCGTCCCGTTCGGGGAGCTCGCGCAGGCGGCGCCGCTGGTCCGGGCCGGGTGCCGACGACCGTGATCCACAGCCGCTCGGCAGGCTGGCCTCGCGGATCGTCGCCGACCGCGGCTGGCAGGGGCAGCTCGCCGGGGGACACGTGTTCAGCCGCTGGGCCGCCCTGGTCGGTGACGAGGTCGCCGAGCACGCCAAACCGGTCACCCTGCAGGACGGCGAGCTGACCGTTCAGGCCAGTTCGACCGCATGGGCGACACAGTTGCGGTTGCTGCAGCGCCAGCTGCTCACGAAGATCGCCGCAGGCGTCGGAAAGGACGTCGTGCGCAGGCTGAAGGTCCAGGGACCGGCCGCACCGAGCTGGAGGTACGGTCCGCGCCATGTACCCGGGCGGGGCCCGCGCGACACGTACGGTTGAAATCAGCCGCCAAGGAGAGCGCCGCAGGCGTGTCGAACCCTCGTCCCAGGGCTCAGGACGTGGTGAAGTTCGCGCAAATCGCCCTGTGACGTTCTCAGGGGTGTCCTAGTGCCCGTTCTGTCGGTGCCGACCGGTAGGATCGAGAAGGTTGGGGCCAGCTCTCTTCGCGGGGTAGCTCCGGCCAACATCGTGTGCACCTTGTCTGCGAGGAGACACCAGGCCCGTGGCTGACAACAAGAACGCGTACAACGAGTCATCGATCACAGTCCTCGAAGGTCTGGAAGCCGTCCGCAAGCGGCCTGGCATGTACATCGGCTCGACCGGTGAGCGGGGACTGCACCACCTCATCTGGGAGGTGGTCGACAACTCCGTCGACGAGGCGATGGCCGGCTACGCGACCAAGGTCGAGGTGACCCTGCTCGCCGACGGCGGCGTCCGGGTCGTCGACGACGGCCGCGGCATCCCCACCGGCATCATGCCGGGCGAGGGCAAGCCCGCCGTCGAGGTCGTGCTGACCAAGCTGCACGCGGGCGGCAAGTTCGACGGCGAGAGCTACGCGGTCTCCGGCGGTCTGCACGGTGTCGGCATCTCCGTGGTGAACGCGCTGTCCACCGCCGTGGACGTGGAGATCCACCAGAACGGCTCGGTGTACCGCCAGCGCTACGAGCGGTCCAAGCCCGTCCACGACCTGCGCAAGGAAGAGGCCACCGACCGCACCGGGACCTCGATCACCTTCTGGGCCGACGACGAGATCTTCGAGACCACCACCTACAACATCGAGACGATCGCGCGGCGCGTCCAGGAGATGGCCTTCCTCAACAAGGGCCTGACCATCGTGCTGCGCGACGAGCGCGTCCCCGAGGACCAGGAGGACGCCGAGACCGGTCAGGTCCGCGAGCGCACCTTCCACTACCCGGGCGGTCTCGAGGACTTCGTCCGGCACATCAACGCCACCCGCGACGAGGTGCACAAGAGCGTCATCGCCTTCGAGGGCAAGGGCGAGGACCTCGAGGTCGAGATCGCGATGCAGTGGAACACCGGCTACTCCGAGTCGGTCTACACCTTCGCGAACACGATCAACACGCACGAGGGCGGTACCCACGAGGAGGGCTTCCGCGCCGCGCTGACCCGGGTCATCAACGAGTACGCGCGGGACAAGAAGCTGCTCAAGGAGAAGGACGCCAACCTCTCCGGCGACGACGTCCGCGAGGGTCTGGCCGCGATCATCTCGGTGAAGCTCAAGGAGCCCCAGTTCGAGGGCCAGACCAAGACCAAGCTGGGCAACACCGAGGCGAAGTCCTTCGTGCAGAAGGCGTGCAACGAGCACCTGGCCGACTGGCTGGACCGCAACCCCGCCGACGCCAAGACGATCATCACCAAGGCGATCTCCTCGTCCCAGGCCCGGCTGGCCGCGCGCAAGGCCCGCGAGCTGGTCCGGCGCAAGGGCGCGCTGGACATCGGCGGCCTGCCCGGCAAGCTCAAGGACTGCCGCTCCACCAACCCGGAGGAATGCGAGCTCTACGTCGTCGAGGGTGACTCGGCGGGCGGCTCGGCCAAGGAAGGCCGGGACTCGATGTACCAGGCGATCCTGCCGATCCGCGGCAAGATCATCAACGTTGAGAAGGCGCGCATCGACCGCGTGCTGAAGAACAACGAGGTGCAGAGCATGATCACCGCGCTCGGCACCGGCATCCACGAGGAGTTCGACCTCTCCAAGCTGCGCTACCACAAGATCGTGCTGATGGCCGACGCCGACGTCGACGGCCAGCACATCCGCACGCTCCTGCTGACGCTGCTGTTCCGCTTCATGCGCCCGCTGATCGAGCACGGCCACGTCTACCTGGCGCAGCCGCCGCTCTACAAGATCAAGTGGCAGCGGGCCGAGCCCGAGTTCGCCTACTCCGACCGCGAGCGCGACGGGCTGATCGAACAGGGCCTCGCCGCGGGCAAGAAGCTCGGCAAGGACGACAACATCCAGCGCTACAAGGGTCTCGGCGAGATGAACGCCGACGAGCTGTGGGAGACCACCATGGACCCCGCCCAGCGCGTGCTGCTCCAGGTGACCATGGACGACGCCGCGACGGCCGACGAGCTGTTCAGCGTGCTGATGGGGGAGGACGTCGAGGCCCGGCGGTCCTTCATCACCCGCAACGCCAAGGACGTCCGCTTCCTCGACGTCTGACCGGCTCGACCGACCTCCCCGGCCCGATCGCTGAAGCACGAGAAGGACTGCAATGACGGATACGACGCTTCCGCCGGAGCACGACCGCACCGAGCCGGTCGACATCCAGCAGGAGATGCAGAACTCCTACATCAACTACGCGATGAGCGTCATCGTCGGTCGAGCGCTGCCGGACGTGCGGGACGGCCTCAAGCCGGTGCACCGCCGCGTGCTCTACTCGATGTTCGACTCGGGCTTCCGCCCGGACCGCGGCTACAACAAGTGCTCCCGCGTCGTCGGCGACGTCATGGGCAACTACCACCCGCACGGTGACGCCTCGATCTACGACACCCTGGTGCGGCTGGCCCAGCCGTGGGCGCTGCGCTACCCGCTGGTCGACGGCCAGGGCAACTTCGGTTCCTCGGGCAACGACCCCGCGGCCGCCATGCGGTACACCGAGTCCCGGCTCGCGCCGCTGGCCATGCACATGCTCGCCGACATCGACGAGGACACCGTCGACTTCCGGCCGAACTACGACGGCCGCACCCAGGAACCCGACGTCCTGCCCTCCCGCATCCCGAACCTGCTGATCA
The window above is part of the Allokutzneria albata genome. Proteins encoded here:
- the gyrB gene encoding DNA topoisomerase (ATP-hydrolyzing) subunit B, which codes for MADNKNAYNESSITVLEGLEAVRKRPGMYIGSTGERGLHHLIWEVVDNSVDEAMAGYATKVEVTLLADGGVRVVDDGRGIPTGIMPGEGKPAVEVVLTKLHAGGKFDGESYAVSGGLHGVGISVVNALSTAVDVEIHQNGSVYRQRYERSKPVHDLRKEEATDRTGTSITFWADDEIFETTTYNIETIARRVQEMAFLNKGLTIVLRDERVPEDQEDAETGQVRERTFHYPGGLEDFVRHINATRDEVHKSVIAFEGKGEDLEVEIAMQWNTGYSESVYTFANTINTHEGGTHEEGFRAALTRVINEYARDKKLLKEKDANLSGDDVREGLAAIISVKLKEPQFEGQTKTKLGNTEAKSFVQKACNEHLADWLDRNPADAKTIITKAISSSQARLAARKARELVRRKGALDIGGLPGKLKDCRSTNPEECELYVVEGDSAGGSAKEGRDSMYQAILPIRGKIINVEKARIDRVLKNNEVQSMITALGTGIHEEFDLSKLRYHKIVLMADADVDGQHIRTLLLTLLFRFMRPLIEHGHVYLAQPPLYKIKWQRAEPEFAYSDRERDGLIEQGLAAGKKLGKDDNIQRYKGLGEMNADELWETTMDPAQRVLLQVTMDDAATADELFSVLMGEDVEARRSFITRNAKDVRFLDV
- a CDS encoding DUF721 domain-containing protein, encoding MRGSDLARAALEAAKAQAKARGIPKGRTAGSGSSSRSGSSRRRRRWSGPGADDRDPQPLGRLASRIVADRGWQGQLAGGHVFSRWAALVGDEVAEHAKPVTLQDGELTVQASSTAWATQLRLLQRQLLTKIAAGVGKDVVRRLKVQGPAAPSWRYGPRHVPGRGPRDTYG
- the recF gene encoding DNA replication/repair protein RecF (All proteins in this family for which functions are known are DNA-binding proteins that assist the filamentation of RecA onto DNA for the initiation of recombination or recombinational repair.), with protein sequence MYVRHLQVTDFRSWEHADVPLEPGPSVLIGANGQGKTNLVEAIGYVATLSSHRVATDAPLVRMGAQRAVVRTAVVHSGRELLVELEITPGKANRARINRAPAGKPRDVLGILRTVLFAPEDLALVRGDPGERRRFADDLLVARTPRLAGLRSDYERVLKQRGALLKSAGAARRAGRGGDIGTLEVWDGHLARHGAQLLAYRLNLVADLEPLVAAAYAGVAPESRPARIRYRSTLGGDLPEGYGVPGGPRADAEQLETLLLEAMAKVRSQELDRGVCLVGPHRDDIELILGDAPAKGYASHGESWSFALALRLGAYEVLRGDGVEPVLVLDDVFAELDRRRRQRLAAVAAAAEQVLVTAAVAEDVPAELDAVRYDVREGKIHRVQ